Proteins found in one Merismopedia glauca CCAP 1448/3 genomic segment:
- a CDS encoding pre-16S rRNA-processing nuclease YqgF yields MLLGFDPGKDKCGVAILETDGKIIYHQVISSPEAVSTLQNLSQKFQVTKLVMGNQTTAKTWEKRLKQEMGNLPIILIDERYSTLEARDRYWQMYPPQGLIRLVPQGMREPPRPIDDIVAIILLERYLVEVRSQDE; encoded by the coding sequence ATGCTATTAGGTTTCGATCCGGGGAAAGATAAGTGTGGCGTAGCGATTTTGGAGACGGATGGAAAAATTATTTACCATCAAGTAATTTCGTCGCCAGAAGCTGTTTCAACTCTCCAAAATTTATCTCAAAAGTTTCAAGTTACTAAGTTAGTGATGGGAAATCAAACTACAGCAAAAACCTGGGAAAAGAGACTAAAACAAGAGATGGGAAATTTACCAATTATTTTAATAGATGAAAGATATAGTACCTTAGAAGCACGCGATCGCTATTGGCAAATGTACCCCCCTCAAGGTTTAATACGTCTAGTGCCTCAAGGGATGCGCGAACCTCCCAGACCAATTGATGATATTGTAGCCATCATTTTACTAGAAAGATATTTGGTTGAAGTCAGAAGTCAAGACGAATAG